The Streptomyces cyanogenus DNA segment GCGGTGACGGTTCGGCGGGGCAGTCGAGGCCCCCCGCCTCCGGGCACTCCACCGAGCAGTCCTCCCGGCGGGTGTCGTCCGTCAGCGGGCAGGAGATGGTCCGCACGCTCAAGAGCCTGCTGCCGCCCGGCGGCACCGTCTCCGACGCCTCGGGCAGGGGTTCCCGGACGGACGGTCCCCTCGTCCGGCCCACCGCCCAGCTCACCTACTCCACGGCGAAGGGGTCCTCCGGCATCAGCCTCGACATCACGCGGCTGGACCCCGAAACCCCCGCGGACCAGCAGGGCGAGGGCGGCTGCCTCCCGGTGGAGGTACGCCCGTACGACACGTGCACGACCGAGAAGCTGCCCGGCGGCGCGGTGCTCAGCACCACCAAGTCGTTCACCTACCCCAACAGCCACACCGGGCAGAAGCGCTGGTACGTCGTGTTCACCACCGCCGACGGCGCCCAGCTGACCGTGCAGGAGTTCGGCGGGGGCGGTGAGAAGAACTCGTCCGGCGGAGCCGACCCCCTGCTGTCGACCGCCCAGCTGGCCTCCATCGTGCGCAGCCCCGCCTGGGACGAGGCGATCGCCGCGCTGCCGGCCCCGGAGGACTCCCCGTCCCCCGGCCCCTCCGCCGCCGGGCACCGGGTGCCGGGGGCCCGGATGACCGAGGTACTGAAGTCGCACCTGCCGCACCGCGGAACCGTCACCGACGTGAACGCCGGCGACGGTCTGGTCCAGCTCGTCTACGACGACGGCCTGGGCAAGAACATGGTGGAGGTCGACGCGCAGTACGGCATGACCGCCTTCCTGGCCGGGCACATGGGCTGCGCCGGAACCGACGGCGACTGCGAGGCCACGACGTCGGCCGACGGCACCAAGGTGAAGAAGGTCAAGGGTCCGTCGGAGAAGGGTGGTTCGGCCGTGGTGTGGCTGGTCGACATCCTGTATCCGGACGGCCGCCGGGTGGCGGTGCGGGAGGTCAACTCCTACGCGGAAAGCGGCCCGGTGACCCGCCCGCGGCCGGCGCTCGGCATGGCCGAGCTGCTGACGATCGCCCGCGACCAGCAGTACTTCACGGGCTGAGCGACGGCGGGCCCGGACACCGGGAACGGCTCGGCGGAGCGGCGCGGCCACCGATCGGCGTCACGCTCGGGCCGTCACGCGGGAGGCAGCAGGTCCACCGCCGGTTCACCCACGAAGACGCTGTGCGTCCCGGGCACCTGCACCGCCAGTCCGGGAGGGACGACCCGGACGAACGTGCCGGCGCAGCCCGGGACGTCGTGGACCAGGGCGGGTTTGTCCGTGACGTTGAAGACGGTCGACAGGCGGGGTATCTCGAAGCAGCCCGTCGGGTTGTCGTGACGTACCCCGTCGATCACGAGGAACCCGTTCGCGGCGAACCCCGAGGACGGAACGGCGAAAGCCAGCACCCCGGCGGCGCCGAGTGTGGCGAGTGACGAGCCGATGCGACGCATGGACCCTCCTGACGTGCGGCCAGGCACATCCCGACCCTGTAACCGACCGTACGGAACCGCACGCGCACTGCATCCCGGCATCCTCCAGACGGGCGACGACGCGACGCCTCGGGCCGGCCGGGCGAAGAGGGGAGAGAGGAAGGTCTGCGCGGTTGCACGGGTCTGCCGCCACCGCTGGTGGCCAGGGACTCCTTCGGCCGCCGGACGGCGTTCCGGCCCCGGCCCGCGTCCGCCTGTTCAGCCGGAGCCGGGGAGGAATTCGGCCGCGATCGGCTCTCGGAGGAGCGGGGAGACGCCGCCTCCCGTCGCCCGCGCGACCGCTTCCCGCCCCGCGGGGGGTCCGGGCGCGCGCGGGCCGCATAAGCTCTGCTGTCATGTCGAACCCTGATGAGCTGCTGGTCGCCATCTCCGCCGCGGTGGAGTCCGAGCGGAGCAATCAGATGTCCCTGACCGTTGTCGTCGGCGGTGCCGTGATCACCGGTCGGCTGGCTCCCGAGGCCGTGTGGCGGGAGCGGGTGGCGGAGGTCCTGAAGGACTCGGACCGGCTCCGCCCGTTCTCGGACGTCTTCGCCCGCGGTCCGCGGGGGAGCGGACCGGGTCGCGGCGAGCCGCCCACGCATCTGCACTTTCACCTCGCCCGGATCCTGCAGGGCAGCCTCGGTATCCCGGAGACGGGCGGCATGTACCGCGTCGCGATCAAGGACGTCAGCGCATGGACCGTAGGCGATCTCAGCTACTTCGACCAGTGAGACGCCGTCTTGGCCACCAGACCGGCCGCTCGGCATGAGGGCCTGGAGGCACCCCTGGGGACCATGGTCGTCCGCTTCGCGGGCGCACCGGCCGACGATCACCCGTGGAGCGAGCGGGCTCCCGGCCTGTCGCCCTTGAAGCGCTGACCCATGGCGATCTCATCGGCCACCACCGACCAGACGCTCTCGTCGTCCTGGAAGGGAAGCGGGTCGATGCTGCTCGTCTCCGCACGGATCCGGTCGACCTCGCCGTCCAGGCGCTCGAACTCGGCCTCCTCGTCGCCGCCGAAGGTGAACTCTTCGAGCAGGCGCTGGAGCCGGAGGGTGACCTGGACGAGGGAGGAGACGTCCGTGTGGAGTTCCCGCACGGTCTCCTCGTCGGGGCCGAAGGCGTGCACCGTGCCGGATACGGGATCGAGGGCGAGGTGCGCGTCGAGCAGCCAGCCGATGACGGGCCAGTCACCCGCACCCTCGGGGACGTCCTCCGACTCCTCAAGGTGGACGACGTCCTGGACGAGGGGCAACAGGCCGTCGTCCGCGTCGGGCTGACGCAGCAGGAGCGTCCCGGTGGGGACGCCGACGTGCTGCAGGAGGCGGGCGCCCTCGGTGTCCGCGGCGGCGGGCGGGAAGGCGCCGGCGGGGATGGTCGCGAGCCGGTCCTCGCCGAAGATGTCGACGAGTTCGCTGCGGGTGACGTCGAAAAGCACTGCCAGGACTCCGGACTCCGCGGCGGCACGGGCGCCGTGGGACTCTTGGTGGACGGAAGCGGTGACAACAGCTTCGCGGACCGAGGCGCTTCCGGCGACTCCGGCTCCGCCCCGCCCGCCGTGCCCTCATGACGTAAACCGCGGGCGGGGACTTCGACCGTCTGTCCGCGCTCGGCACACAGGCGGGGCCGCCGTACTGCACGAAGGAGTACCGCCCGGTCGCGGTCACCGCACAGGGCGTACGGCGTGGCAAGCGCGCGAACTACGGGCACACGTACGCCGATTCCTGCCTGCGGGCGTCCGAGTAGACCAAGTGCTCGGTGTGCGGGCGGCGTTGCGGCCCGGGACGGCCGGCATCCCGTTCCGAAGTCAGGCGTGTCCGCCGGCACAGAGGGCAACCGGAGACCACGGAGAGGTCGCTGAGCGCATCTTCGGTCACGACGGATGACCGACGGCAGGGAGGTGGATGACGATGTGGTGGATCTGGCTGGTCGCCCTCGTCGCGGCGGTGGCATTGCTCGCCGGGGCGGTGGTCCTCGTTCAGGCACGACGCCGGTCGGGGACGGTGATCGCGGTCAACCGCGGGCGCGTCGGCCGGGGAGGCGGACGGTGAACACGCTCGTACTCGCCTCCGAACTGTCCGGACGAGTGGTGGTGACACTCGGCGGGGAAGCGGTCGCGCAGATCAAGGACGTCGTCTTCGACGGGCCGGCGGGCCGGATCACCGGCTTCACCCTCAGTGGGCGCGGCCTGCTGGCCGGACCGCTGAAACAAAGCCTTCGCTTCTCCGATGTGCACGCGGTCGGCCCGTCGGCGGTGATGATCGTCAGCCAGGCCCTCCTCGAAGACCGGGACGCGGTCGTCGGACGCGGCGAAGCCGATCGTGGCCGAGTCCTGGGTGCGCCGGTCCTCACCGAGGAGGGCACCGACATCGGCACCGTGGCGGACGTGGTGATCGAGACGGGGACGAGCGGTCGGGTGGTCGGCTTCGAGGTCGCCGCCAACGACAACCTCGACCGACGGCACCGCAAGGTGTTCGTGCCGCGCGGCCAGTCACTGGCCGTCTCCGGCGAGGCCCTCGTCGTACCGGCGCAGGCACAGCGCTTCATCGCCGACGACCTGCCCAGCTTCGCCGCCCAGGTCGAAGCCTTCCTCACTCACACGCGGCAACGCTGACCCGGCGCCGCTCCGCCCGACGAAGGAGACTCGCGATGCTCTTCTCCCAGGCCTTCGGCCTGCCGGTGATCACAGCCGACGACGCGACCAGCGTGGGCAAGGTGGCCGACCTGACCGTCGACGCACACGACGCCACGGTGGCGGCGGTGCGGTTGTCCGGGGCGGCCGACCGCGCCGAGCTGGCTTGGAGCGCCGTGGAGGCAGTGGGCCCGGACGCGGTGATCGTCCGCTCGCGCGTCACTGCCGAGCAGGGACAGGACCGTGTCCCTGCCCATCACCGGGCACTCGGGAGCCGGGTACTGACCGAGCACGGTGTCGAGCACGGAACAGTGAGGGACATCGCCTTCGACCCTGTTTCCGGTCGCATCCTCACGCTGTACACCGCCCTCGGCGAGATCGCCGGCGCGCGCTTGATGGGACTCGGCTCCTACGCCATGGTGGTGCGCGCCGACCCTGCCTGAGGCCGGAACAAGCCCCAGCCTGCCGTTCAGGGGTTTCTCCGAGGAGCGGTTGACGAGAAGTGCGGGCGGGGTCCGGGCACGGCCCCGGCGGCCGGGAGCGGGAGCTACTTGTGTTTCCCGCCGTTTCCGCCGCTTCCGTCACTGCCGCCGTTTCCGCCGCCGCTCACCTGGCCGTTCCCCGCGTTGTCCGTGCCACCGGAGCCGTTGCCGGACCTGTCGTTGCCGGAGGCACCGGCATTCCCCGCCGTACCGTTGCCGCCGGCCGCGCCGCCCTTGCCGGACCTGTCCGCGCCGGCGGACCTGCTCGGCTCGGCCGTGGCCCGCGCCAGTTGCTCGGAGCAGTACGCGGGGACCTTGTCCTTCCCGCCGGCGGCTGCGACGAGCCGCCGCCAGGCAGCCGCGTCGAGCGCCTTGCCGCGGTCCTCGACCTGTTCGTAGGCCCGGCAGTGGGCTTCGGTGTCGTGGGCGGGGGCCGGGCGGTCCGTCGCGCCGGAGCCGGCGGAGGGCGCCGACGAATCCCCTCCGCCGGGCCGGTCCGGGACCACCGCCGACGGGCGCGCGCTCGGCCGGCCGGCACCGTCGTCGTCCGTGGACGAGCCGGCGGAACCGATGGCCGCGACCGCGACCCCGCCCAGGGCGAGGCTGGCGAAGACCGCGCCGAACGTCAGCTTCACGGACCGGCGGGCACGCCGTTGCGCGGCCGGGCGCCAGTCGTCCCGGCGTCGGGTACGCGCCGCGGGTACGCCCGCGGCGTGGGCGTCCCGGAAGGTGGCCAGGGCCCGCCGCTCGGCCTCGGGGTCGAGATGGCCGTCGCGTATGACGGAGGCCAGCACCCTTTCCAGGGCGGCGAGGTCGGGTGCGTCCCACGGTCCGGACCCGGCGTCGTCACCAGGGTGCACACGTCTGCGGCCCCGAACCCCGTTGCCGCTCAGCCGTTCACCCATGTCCGATTCCGTTCTTGTCCGACAGCCCTGGTCCGGTCGGCGTACTGCGTCTGGTGCCTTTGCGCCCGCCCGATGTCGCCGTTGCCGTTCATTTCGACTCCCCCAGCGCTCGGGAGGCCTCATCCGTCACACCCTCGCCCGGCTCGCCGCTGACGCCCAGCTGCCGGGCCAGGCGTTTCAGACCGCGGTGGGCGGCCGTACGCACCGCTCCCGGGCGCTTGCCGAGGACGCGTGCGGCGGCGGGACCGTCCAGGCCGATGACGACCCGCAGGAGCACGGCCTCGGCCTGGTCGGGCGGCAGCCCGCGGACCAGTTCCAGGGCCCGCCCGGTGGAGAGGGACTCCAGAGCCTGGTCATGGGTGTCGTGGCGGCCGGCCAGGTGCAGTATGTCCTGCTCGGTCCCGCCGGCCCGGGGGCGCACGCGCTGGCGACGGACATGGTCCAGTGCCCGGTGCCGGGCGATGGTCGCGGTCCAGCCGCGGAACCCGGCCCCGTCCCCCCGGAAACGTCCGAGGTCACGGGCTATCTCCAGCCAGGCGTCTGAGGCCACGTCCTCCGCGTCGTCGCCGACGAGTCCGCGCAGGTAGCCGAGCAGACCCGGCTGCACGATCCGGTAGGCGACCGCGAAAGCCGTCTCGTCGCCGCCCTGGGCCCGCGCGACCGCCGCGCCCAATTCCCCGTCGTACGCCTGTACGCGCCGGGATTGCCGTACCTGGCCCAAGACCGTCCTCGTTCGTACCTGGTTCACAGCGAGTCCGTGCTGCCCGCCGTGCTCCGGTCGCAGCGACGGCCCCCATGGTGACCAGCGTCCGTCCTCACAGAAGTGTCACAACGCACCACCGGCCCCTCACGTCGGCGCCGGGACCGGCTCGCGGTCCGGCCGGGTGACGTTTCCCGCCACCCGTGCGCTGGCTGATACGGGTTGCGGCAACACACCGCGCGAGGCGACCGCCCGTCGGCTCCGTGACCCATCCCGGATCCCTCTCCGTGCCGTCGCCCACTCCCCCCGTGAACGGCACGGAGAGGGACGGGTCCGCCGGACCTGTGATGCTCCGGCATCCTCGTGCGCTCCTTCTGGCATGAGTGCGAATCTCCGCCTGCGAGCGGTGCCGCCCCCGGCACTGCGCAACAGCGCGACCTGGCTGGAGCGGTTGTTCGAGAACGAGGCGGACGCCTCCCGGCACCGGGAGGAGGTGCTGGACAAGCGCTACCCGGACCAGGAACGCATCTACGCCGGCGCTCCCGCGCAGGGTGCCGGGGACCGGCCCCAGAGCCAGGTGGTGCTCGGTGGCCGGCCGCTGTTCCGGCCCGACCGGCACAAGCCGCCGTTCCTCGTGCTGACGGCGGCCCAGGCGCGCCGGGTGGCCGAGTTCCTGACGACGGCCGACTTCGACGCGCTGTGGGCGTTCGCCCGTGACGAGCTGCTGCCGCGCTACGGCGGCCCCGCCGCGGAACGCGAGACGTGGAGTGCGTTCGCGGCGGCACACCAGGAGCTGCGGGCGTTCTACGCACAGACGGCCGAGTCCGGGGACGCGGTGGTGAAGGTGCCGGCAGCCTGAGGCACGGAGCGCGCGCAAGCCCCCGTCCGCGTGCTCCCCCCGGCCCCACCGGGCTCGGGTGTAACACTTCCGGCCCCGTGCGCTCTTTCCATGGGGACGACCGCGTCGGTCGGCCAGGACAGGGGACACAGCGCGTGCAGGGGACGGACGGAAGAGGCGAGGCGTACGGCGAGGACCCGTACGCCGGCGCCGGGTACGCGTATGCCGGTGCCTACGGCGATGAGTACGGCAGCGGCCTCACGACCGGCACGCCCGCGCCTGCCTGGGACCCGGTGCCCCCCGCGCAGTGGACGCATCCCACGGCCCACCCCCCGGCGACGGGGCCGGGCCCCCGCGTCACCGCGGATCCCCTCGTCGTCACCGACCCCTTCGTCGTCCCGCGCCCTCACGCCACCGTGGATCCCCTCGTCGCCACGGATCCCCACCGCCCCGGCACACCCCTCCACCCAGCCGGGCCGAGCCCCGCCGCGTCCCCGTGGGGCTCCCCCCACGGGGACGTGCTCACCGTGCCGTTCCCGGAGCCGTCTTCGGAGCCGGGCACGCCCGGGCCTCCCGGCCCAGGACCGCAGCCAGGGGCGAGCGGACCGGTGCGGGCCGTCTTCGTCGCTTCCTCGGGCCGGCGCCAGCGCCAGGCGCTCCGCGCGGCGCGGCTGCTGATGATCCCCGGGGGCGTCCACGCCGCCGTGCCGGCCGAGGCCGCGGAGGCGGTGGGGTGCGCCCGCGGGTTCCGCCCCCCTTCAGCAGCCGGCACCGCACGAAACCACGCAGTGGTACTGAGAGACAGGGATCCGAGACCATGAGCGGACACCGTCGCCGACCGCCGCAGCGTTCCGGACGGAGGAAGCGGGCGACCCAGCAGAAACGTTGGATCGACTACCCGCGCCGAGGCCGGACCGGACCGCGCCGCTGGCTGCCGTCCATCCGCCAGTTGCTGGCACTCCTCCTGCTCTTCCTCGGCGGCACGGCAGCCGCCGTCGGCTACGCCTACGCCACGGTCACCATCCCCGACCCGAACCCCACGACGCTGTTGCAGAACAACGTCTACTACTGGTCGGACGGCACGGTCCTGGCGACCGACGGCAGCGTCAACCGCCAGAACGTCAGCCTGGCGCAGGTGCCCGCGGACGTACAGGGAGCCTTCATCGCCGCGGAGAACGCCTCCTTCTACACCGACCCGGGCGTCGACCCGCAAGGCATCCTCCGCGCCGTCGTCCACATGGCCCGGGGCGACTCCGTCCAGTCCGGCTCGACGATCACCCAGCAGTTCGTCAAGAACACCTACCTGGACCAGTCCCAGACCCTCTCCCGCAAGTTCAAGGAACTGCTGATCTCGTCCAAGATCGGCGCCTCCATGAGCAAGCAGGAGATCCTCCAGGGCTATCTGAACACCTGCTACTTCGGCCGCCAGGCCAACGGCGTCCAGGCCGCCGCACGCGTGTACTACGACCTGCCGGTGGAGAAGCTCGATGCCGGCCAGGGAGCCTTTCTCGCCGCCGCGGTCAACGAGCCGAGCCTCTTCCAGTACGCCGACTCCGACCCCACGGCCAGGAAGCGGGCCGAGGCACGCTGGTCCTGGGTGCTGGACCGGATGGTGGAGACCGGCAGGCTGTCGCCGCAGCAGCGC contains these protein-coding regions:
- a CDS encoding PRC-barrel domain-containing protein; protein product: MLFSQAFGLPVITADDATSVGKVADLTVDAHDATVAAVRLSGAADRAELAWSAVEAVGPDAVIVRSRVTAEQGQDRVPAHHRALGSRVLTEHGVEHGTVRDIAFDPVSGRILTLYTALGEIAGARLMGLGSYAMVVRADPA
- a CDS encoding PRC-barrel domain-containing protein translates to MNTLVLASELSGRVVVTLGGEAVAQIKDVVFDGPAGRITGFTLSGRGLLAGPLKQSLRFSDVHAVGPSAVMIVSQALLEDRDAVVGRGEADRGRVLGAPVLTEEGTDIGTVADVVIETGTSGRVVGFEVAANDNLDRRHRKVFVPRGQSLAVSGEALVVPAQAQRFIADDLPSFAAQVEAFLTHTRQR
- a CDS encoding RNA polymerase sigma factor, producing MGQVRQSRRVQAYDGELGAAVARAQGGDETAFAVAYRIVQPGLLGYLRGLVGDDAEDVASDAWLEIARDLGRFRGDGAGFRGWTATIARHRALDHVRRQRVRPRAGGTEQDILHLAGRHDTHDQALESLSTGRALELVRGLPPDQAEAVLLRVVIGLDGPAAARVLGKRPGAVRTAAHRGLKRLARQLGVSGEPGEGVTDEASRALGESK
- a CDS encoding SUKH-4 family immunity protein encodes the protein MLFDVTRSELVDIFGEDRLATIPAGAFPPAAADTEGARLLQHVGVPTGTLLLRQPDADDGLLPLVQDVVHLEESEDVPEGAGDWPVIGWLLDAHLALDPVSGTVHAFGPDEETVRELHTDVSSLVQVTLRLQRLLEEFTFGGDEEAEFERLDGEVDRIRAETSSIDPLPFQDDESVWSVVADEIAMGQRFKGDRPGARSLHG
- a CDS encoding DUF1877 family protein, giving the protein MSANLRLRAVPPPALRNSATWLERLFENEADASRHREEVLDKRYPDQERIYAGAPAQGAGDRPQSQVVLGGRPLFRPDRHKPPFLVLTAAQARRVAEFLTTADFDALWAFARDELLPRYGGPAAERETWSAFAAAHQELRAFYAQTAESGDAVVKVPAA